The Daphnia pulex isolate KAP4 chromosome 3, ASM2113471v1 genome includes a region encoding these proteins:
- the LOC124189971 gene encoding microfibrillar-associated protein 1-like, with the protein MSSSKVVPILSTAGAIPVKNDKGEISMQKVKVNRYVSGKRPDYATTHSSSDDSDEEEFIRPRKQARGRPVEESPEKEWDETPDLPLTAHSDRRLKRLLNREVDDHRIERHRHIHEPEIIGTEEDEVTPHLESEEVSFSKNARRWESSEEEDEAEDLDEDDIERRRMIARQKAVIKQQEEELLAREEEKESEEDEDDEASEYEEYTDSEEETGPRLKPIFVSKKERITIAEKEKELQKQKLMELEAKKLAEERRRYTLKVVEEEVRKEMQAKDEKDLESGILSVLTDAEDEELEYETWKLRELKRNKRDRDEREAEERERQEIERIRNMTEEERRLEFKNNPKEVTNKAPKGKYKFLQKYYHRGAFYLDEDKEVFKRDFAVPTLEDHFDKTVLPKVMQVKNFGRSGRTKYTHLVDQDTSQADAPWATHTAQNLKFYTQHAGGVKQVFERPALKKNNNSGT; encoded by the exons atgtCGTCATCCAAAGTGGTCCCTATCCTTTCAACCGCGGGTGCTATCCCTGTGAAAAATGACAAAGGGGAGATATCTATGCAAAAAGTTAAAGTCAATCGTTACGTATCAGGCAAACGACCAGACTACGCTACTACACATTCATCTTCAGATGATAGTGATGAAGAAGAGTTTATCAGACCAAGAAAGCAGGCAAGAGGAAgaccagtagaagaaag TCCTGAAAAAGAATGGGACGAAACCCCAGATCTTCCACTTACTGCTCACAGTGACAGAAGATTAAAACGTCTTTTAAATCGTGAAGTTGACGACCATAGAATTGAAAGGCATCGTCATATCCATGAGCCTGAAATTATTGGaacagaagaagatgaagtaACACCTCATTTAGAAAGTGAAGAAGTAAGTTTTAGCAAAAATGCCCGAAGATGGGAATCAagtgaagaagaggatgaggcagaagatcttgatgaagATGACATTGAGCGCAGAAGAATGATTGCACGTCAGAAGGCTGTTATTAAACAGCAAGAAGAA GAGTTGTTGGCAagagaggaggagaaggaaagtgaggaagatgaagatgacgaagcTTCAGAATATGAAGAATATACAg ATTCTGAGGAAGAAACGGGTCCAAGACTGAAGCCCATCTTCGTTAGCAAGAAAGAACGTATAACCATAGCTGAGAAGGAAAAGGaattgcaaaaacaaaagctTATGGAACTTGAAGCTAAAAAGCTTGCCGAAGAACGTCGCCGCTATACCTTAAAG gttgttgaagaagaagtcagaaaagaaatgcaagccaaagacgaaaaagacCTTGAATCAGGAATCTTGTCGGTGTTGACGGATGCCGAGGATGAAGAACTCGAATACGAGACCTGGAAATTACGTGAACTTAAACGCAATAAGCGTGACCGAGATGAAAGAGAGGCAGAAGAAAGAGAACGACAAGAAATTGAACGTATCCGTAATATGACCGAAGAAGAACGGCGACTGGAATTCAAGAACAATCCAAAGGAAGTCACAAACAAGGCACCAAAGGGCAAATATAAGTTCCTACAGAAATACTATCATCGCGGTGCCTTTTACCTC GACGAAGACAAGGAAGTTTTCAAACGCGATTTTGCTGTGCCAACTCTTGAAGATCACTTCGATAAGACTGTTCTGCCTAAAGTGATGCAAGTTAAGAATTTCGGTCGCAGTGGTCGAACCAAATACACACATTTGGTGGATCAAGATACATCACAAGCCGACGCACCGTGGGCCACGCATACTG
- the LOC124189975 gene encoding ADP-ribosylation factor 6, with amino-acid sequence MGKILSKIFGNKEMRILMLGLDAAGKTTILYKLKLGQSVTTIPTVGFNVETVTYKNVKFNVWDVGGQDKIRPLWRHYYTGTQGLIFVVDCADRDRIDEARQELHRIINDREMRDAIILIFANKQDLQDAMKPHEIQEKLGLTRIRDRNWYVQPACATTGDGLYEGLTWLTSNHKS; translated from the exons ATGGGGAAAATACTGTCCAAAATATTCGGAAACAAGGAAATGAGGATACTCATGCTGGGGCTGGATGCAGCTGGAAAAACAA caATTCTATACAAGCTGAAATTAGGACAGTCAGTCACAACAATTCCCACCGTTGGATTCAATGTTGAAACTGTAACatataaaaatgtcaaattcaatGTTTGG GATGTTGGTGGCCAAGATAAGATCCGCCCACTGTGGCGACACTATTATACTGGTACCCAAGGTTTGATATTCGTTGTGGACTGCGCAGATCGAGATCGAATTGACGAAGCTAGACAAGAACTTCATAGGATCATAAACGATCGTGAGATGCGTGATGCCATCATCcttatatttgcaaataaacaAGACCTCCAGGATG CCATGAAACCACacgaaattcaagaaaaactgGGGCTGACTCGTATTCGTGATCGGAACTGGTACGTCCAGCCAGCATGTGCCACAACAGGCGACGGCTTGTATGAAGGACTAACGTGGTTAACATCTAATCACAAATCGTAA
- the LOC124189970 gene encoding coiled-coil domain-containing protein 174-like isoform X1: MDSEIKKGPKKIEISSSSLVALKAELLNKQSQVQKVKTDGFKTIRNRPTKKVVLKQNSGVELRAKRDEEQIAEDQPTLDKSRLILEEKAKLYERLSRDKALLQEDTISEDQSVFLVDFQQKVVENTIKEKRAQSSKHSKTPRRESSSSDDEAAGEEEYATTNPEEEWVDYVDSFGRTRRCLKKDLTVFQKQDAELNKQPVASTTSVSYGNFVAASVQVSNEEPSILSLDEEARKRQRQVWEEEEEKNRDKSKVHYQDILYQEARQHGVGFYSFSKDEEERAKQMEELERIRKLTEAARAQTTQTSADKQSALEARLKKVRDRKRQKLGLPPLSIRKEHPKRLPTPPEPEAPPTTDSAKEAEDNLRKSAARGLPQSAKIRPWDFGKEGVPKKPVMTQSSWVEKKREERKEEFAPPSAFTESTDTSRPRKFAKHQDPIIKTEPVISEDSIISGLAFMKQMQFPSRSGVQPSPPNRYDGKKDVVEEEEENDDDLMPPGETDEPHVAEPSSRWRSVPSRGAEIAPPSSMDYYNNSSARRGVSSHRTDVSQSFSVGINQRKNAGDDNSSPAKGATRPKWDFSQ; the protein is encoded by the exons ATGGattctgaaattaaaaaaggtcccAAAAAGATTGAAATATCATCGAGTTCA CTGGTTGCATTGAAAGCTGAATTATTGAACAAGCAAAGTCAAGTTCAAAAGGTAAAAACCGACGGTTTTAAGACTATCAGAAATCGCCCAACTAAAAAGGtggttttaaaacaaaacagtgGTGTGGAACTAAGAGCCAAACGTGATGAAGAACAGATAGCAGAAGATCAGCCAACTTTAGACAAG TCACGACTTATACTGGAGGAGAAAGCAAAATTGTATGAAAGACTTTCGAGAGACAAAGCACTTTTACAAGAGGACACAATTTCTGAAGATCAGTCTGTTTTTCTTGTagattttcaacaaaaagttgttgaaaaCACCATCAAAGAGAAACGAGCACAGAGTTCAAAACATAGCAAAACGCCAAGAAGAGAAAGTTCTTCATCCGATGATGAGGCTGCTGGAGAGGAAGAATATGCCACCACCAACCCTGAGGAGGAATG GGTTGACTATGTAGACTCATTTGGGAGAACTAGAAGATgcttaaaaaaagatcttACAGTTTTTCAAAAGCAAGATGCAGAACTAAACAAACAACCAGTTGCTTCAACAACATCTGTGTCGTATGGGAATTTTGTTGCAGCTAGTGTACAAGTCAGCAATGAAGAGCCAAGCATACTGTCCTTAGACGAAGAAGCCCGAAAACGTCAGAGACAAGTGtgggaagaagaggaagagaaaaatagggaTAAATCCAAGGTCCACTACCAAGACATCCTCTATCAAG AGGCTCGACAGCATGGCGTGGGTTTTTACTCGTTTTCCAAGGATGAAGAGGAACGTGCAAAGCAGATGGAGGAGCTGGAAAGAATTCGAAAATTGACGGAGGCGGCCCGAGCACAGACAACTCAAACATCAGCAGATAAACAATCAGCGTTGGAGGCGCGATTAAAGAAAGTTCGGGATCGCAAACGGCAAAAATTGGGCTTACCTCCTTTGAGTATAAGAA AAGAACATCCTAAACGTCTGCCCACACCTCCGGAGCCTGAAGCCCCGCCCACTACTGACAGCGCAAAGGAAGCGGAAGATAACTTGAGAAAGTCGGCAGCTCGAGGATTGCCTCAATCTGCCAAAATCAGACCTTGGGATTTTGGCAAAGAAGGTGTCCCCAAGAAACCTG TTATGACTCAGAGCAGCTGGGTCGAGAAGAAACGGGAGGAACGAAAGGAAGAATTTGCACCTCCTTCCGCTTTCACGGAGAGTACCGATACGTCAAGGCCGAGGAAGTTCGCTAAGCATCAAGATCCAATTATAAAAACGGAGCCAGTGATCAGCGAGGATTCTATTATTTCTGGATTGGCTTTCATGAAGCAGATGCAATTTCCCAGCAGGTCTGGCGTACAGCCATCGCCTCCCAATAGATATGATGGGAAAAAAGACGtcgttgaagaagaagaagaaaacgacgatGATTTAATGCCTCCTGGGGAGACGGACGAACCCCACGTAGCAGAGCCTTCATCTAGATGGCGATCAGTGCCAAGTCGAGGAGCTGAAATTGCACCACCCTCCTCCATGGACTATTACAACAACTCGTCAGCACGAAGAGGCGTGTCTAGCCACCGGACGGATGTATCACAGTCATTCAGTGTAGGTATCAACCAACGGAAAAATGCTGGTGATGACAACTCGTCACCAGCGAAAGGAGCGACTCGTCCCAAGTGGGATTTTTCTCAATAA
- the LOC124189970 gene encoding coiled-coil domain-containing protein 174-like isoform X2 produces MDSEIKKGPKKIEISSSSLVALKAELLNKQSQVQKVKTDGFKTIRNRPTKKVVLKQNSGVELRAKRDEEQIAEDQPTLDKSRLILEEKAKLYERLSRDKALLQEDTISEDQSVFLVDFQQKVVENTIKEKRAQSSKHSKTPRRESSSSDDEAAGEEEYATTNPEEEWVDYVDSFGRTRRCLKKDLTVFQKQDAELNKQPVASTTSVSYGNFVAASVQVSNEEPSILSLDEEARKRQRQVWEEEEEKNRDKSKVHYQDILYQEARQHGVGFYSFSKDEEERAKQMEELERIRKLTEAARAQTTQTSADKQSALEARLKKVRDRKRQKLGLPPLKEHPKRLPTPPEPEAPPTTDSAKEAEDNLRKSAARGLPQSAKIRPWDFGKEGVPKKPVMTQSSWVEKKREERKEEFAPPSAFTESTDTSRPRKFAKHQDPIIKTEPVISEDSIISGLAFMKQMQFPSRSGVQPSPPNRYDGKKDVVEEEEENDDDLMPPGETDEPHVAEPSSRWRSVPSRGAEIAPPSSMDYYNNSSARRGVSSHRTDVSQSFSVGINQRKNAGDDNSSPAKGATRPKWDFSQ; encoded by the exons ATGGattctgaaattaaaaaaggtcccAAAAAGATTGAAATATCATCGAGTTCA CTGGTTGCATTGAAAGCTGAATTATTGAACAAGCAAAGTCAAGTTCAAAAGGTAAAAACCGACGGTTTTAAGACTATCAGAAATCGCCCAACTAAAAAGGtggttttaaaacaaaacagtgGTGTGGAACTAAGAGCCAAACGTGATGAAGAACAGATAGCAGAAGATCAGCCAACTTTAGACAAG TCACGACTTATACTGGAGGAGAAAGCAAAATTGTATGAAAGACTTTCGAGAGACAAAGCACTTTTACAAGAGGACACAATTTCTGAAGATCAGTCTGTTTTTCTTGTagattttcaacaaaaagttgttgaaaaCACCATCAAAGAGAAACGAGCACAGAGTTCAAAACATAGCAAAACGCCAAGAAGAGAAAGTTCTTCATCCGATGATGAGGCTGCTGGAGAGGAAGAATATGCCACCACCAACCCTGAGGAGGAATG GGTTGACTATGTAGACTCATTTGGGAGAACTAGAAGATgcttaaaaaaagatcttACAGTTTTTCAAAAGCAAGATGCAGAACTAAACAAACAACCAGTTGCTTCAACAACATCTGTGTCGTATGGGAATTTTGTTGCAGCTAGTGTACAAGTCAGCAATGAAGAGCCAAGCATACTGTCCTTAGACGAAGAAGCCCGAAAACGTCAGAGACAAGTGtgggaagaagaggaagagaaaaatagggaTAAATCCAAGGTCCACTACCAAGACATCCTCTATCAAG AGGCTCGACAGCATGGCGTGGGTTTTTACTCGTTTTCCAAGGATGAAGAGGAACGTGCAAAGCAGATGGAGGAGCTGGAAAGAATTCGAAAATTGACGGAGGCGGCCCGAGCACAGACAACTCAAACATCAGCAGATAAACAATCAGCGTTGGAGGCGCGATTAAAGAAAGTTCGGGATCGCAAACGGCAAAAATTGGGCTTACCTCCTTTGA AAGAACATCCTAAACGTCTGCCCACACCTCCGGAGCCTGAAGCCCCGCCCACTACTGACAGCGCAAAGGAAGCGGAAGATAACTTGAGAAAGTCGGCAGCTCGAGGATTGCCTCAATCTGCCAAAATCAGACCTTGGGATTTTGGCAAAGAAGGTGTCCCCAAGAAACCTG TTATGACTCAGAGCAGCTGGGTCGAGAAGAAACGGGAGGAACGAAAGGAAGAATTTGCACCTCCTTCCGCTTTCACGGAGAGTACCGATACGTCAAGGCCGAGGAAGTTCGCTAAGCATCAAGATCCAATTATAAAAACGGAGCCAGTGATCAGCGAGGATTCTATTATTTCTGGATTGGCTTTCATGAAGCAGATGCAATTTCCCAGCAGGTCTGGCGTACAGCCATCGCCTCCCAATAGATATGATGGGAAAAAAGACGtcgttgaagaagaagaagaaaacgacgatGATTTAATGCCTCCTGGGGAGACGGACGAACCCCACGTAGCAGAGCCTTCATCTAGATGGCGATCAGTGCCAAGTCGAGGAGCTGAAATTGCACCACCCTCCTCCATGGACTATTACAACAACTCGTCAGCACGAAGAGGCGTGTCTAGCCACCGGACGGATGTATCACAGTCATTCAGTGTAGGTATCAACCAACGGAAAAATGCTGGTGATGACAACTCGTCACCAGCGAAAGGAGCGACTCGTCCCAAGTGGGATTTTTCTCAATAA
- the LOC124189974 gene encoding uncharacterized protein LOC124189974, with the protein MVMGFFRVCLFFLVATITLCITRQAFALECAVCLPSDEDASIAKEIRRLFPEDESTLIGCSQSNATDESAIVKTCPPESSSCHIQKTKEWIAKTCSRISVDDCKTANRVKYCYCKADRCNMQNFTVSTTTTTVATTVETIETTTSAAPSSTTTPAVDKLHHTTSRLRPMDSTRKSNSSIRKSDHWLILSCLLMLIFRLQNKLNFTDKLYK; encoded by the exons atggtTATGGGATTCTTCAGAGTCTGCCTGTTCTTCCTCGTCGCCACCATCACTTTGTGCATCACAAGACAAG cTTTTGCGTTGGAATGCGCCGTGTGCCTGCCATCCGACGAGGATGCCTCTATCGCTAAAGAGATACGTCGACTTTTTCCCGAAGACGAGTCCACTTTGATCGGTTGTAGCCAGTCCAACGCAACGGACGAGAGCGCCATTGTAAAAACTTGCCCGCCTGAAAGTTCTAGCTGCCATATCCAAAAAACCA AAGAATGGATTGCCAAGACCTGTTCCAGAATTTCAGTTGACGACTGTAAAACAGCCAATCGGGTGAAGTACTGCTACTGCAAAGCTGACCGATGCAACATGCAAAATTTTACCGtttccacaacaacaacaaccgtcgCGACGACTGTGGAAACAATCGAAACTACAACGAGTGCTGCACCGAGCAGCACTACTACCCCGGCAGTTGATAAACTACACCACACGACATCGCGACTCAGGCCGATGGATTCAACGAGAAAGTCAAATTCATCCATAAGAAAATCGGACCACTGGCTAATATTATCATGCCTACTTATGCTTATCTTTCGATTGCAAAACAAACTTAATTTTACCGACAAATTGTACAAATGA
- the LOC124189973 gene encoding uncharacterized protein LOC124189973, whose amino-acid sequence MDTRKHSTAGLPQSAELMVACSFPSSSALALVSPRMAKLCATIEHALSSIPVIRENPNLTTTLLSSPYRISYGMLNAMTNLTKRLIANPLQVVTDYYGSRESIVSRISELIGNLRFSLSTISRKRDEPCTLMHLNQLANQLQQLAENVANLQETNEESKAKSQQENLLAEVGDMKGYLELLYQQLKQEELKKIQIEEENCVLRQSIGKYSMIDSQTSWDISVKREADGISDKLSNFYSSLSHSAQLSTACLESKDKNPPAIVETSMDEFRLKISYLYQEGSIAWARPPKNGDTVVFTFHQPVLLKRFKIGTGHYEYPTNKLSDATVEILLMSSDIEIKNLVVTSDDYLVVGKFDESGLAEGNIDWHTLGTVQRLRVNIHSNHQNWVVMSELSLETVPLMGENIGSEEDFESW is encoded by the exons ATGGATACTAGAAAACACAGTACAGCTGGTTTACCTCAGTCTGCTGAGCTCATGGTAGCATGCAGCTTCCCAA GTTCTTCAGCTCTTGCCTTAGTGTCACCACGAATGGCGAAACTCTGCGCCACGATTGAACATGCGCTCAGTTCCATCCCAGTAATAAGAGAGAACCCAAATTTAACAACAACACTGTTATCCTCGCCATACCGAATTTCTTATGGAATGCTGAA CGCCATGACCAATCTAACCAAACGACTCATAGCAAATCCTCTTCAAGTGGTGACAGACTATTATGGATCTAGGGAAAGTATCGTGTCCCGTATTTCTGAACTAATAGGCAACTTgaggttttctctttcaact ATAAGCAGAAAGCGGGACGAGCCGTGTACCCTTATGCATTTAAATCAATTAGCTAATCAGTTGCAGCAGTTAGCAGAGAACGTCGCTAATCTCCAAGAAACCAATGAAGAATCCAAGGCAAAGTCCCAACAAGAGAATTTGCTGGCGGAAGTAGGCGACATGAAGGGTTATCTAGAATTACTG TACCAACAGCTTAAACAGGAAGAGCTAAAGAAAATTCAGATTGAAGAGGAAAATTGCGTTTTGCGACAGTCGATTGGGAAGTATTCGATGATTGACAGCCAGACAAGTTGGGACATCTCTGTTAAACGAGAAGCGGATGGAATCAGTGACAAATTAAGCAATTTCTACAGCAGTTTGAGCCATTCAGCTCAACTCAGCACAGCCTGCCTA GAAtcgaaagataaaaatcccCCTGCCATCGTTGAAACTTCTATGGATGaatttcgtttaaaaataaGCTACTTGTATCAAGAAGGCAGCATTGCTTGGGCAAGGCCACCCAAAAACGGAGACACCGtcgtttttacttttcaccAGCCAGTTCTATTAAAAAG GTTTAAAATAGGAACCGGTCATTACGAATACCCTACAAACAAGTTGAGCGATGCCACGGTTGAAATTCTACTGATGTCGTCGGACATCGAGATAAAAAATCTGGTCGTCACATCAGATGACTATCTAGTCGTTG GAAAATTTGATGAGTCAGGTTTGGCAGAGGGAAATATTGACTGGCATACTTTAGGAACTGTTCAACGCTTACGTGTTAACATTCATTCTAATCATCAAAACTGGGTCGTAATGAGTGAG TTGTCACTTGAAACAGTTCCTCTAATGGGCGAAAATATTGGATCGGAAGAAGATTTTGAAAGTTGGTGA